A single Corynebacterium stationis DNA region contains:
- a CDS encoding queuosine precursor transporter — protein sequence MTSKSATATAENGGESIRFIPVQSTLYPWLVTVFVVVFLISNINATKGVELGPLITDGAFFLFPLAYIVGDVLAECYGFKSTRRAIYIGFCMAILAVVCFYIAIWLPAASFYEGQEAFAATLGLVPQIVLASLAGYLVGQLLNAWIMNAMKKRSGEGGLKTRLIASTVVGEFGDTLLFCAIAASVIGVDSVGGFINYVAVGFFWKTLIEIVLLPVTTRVIAWVKKREDYVPV from the coding sequence ATGACAAGTAAATCGGCAACCGCAACCGCAGAAAATGGCGGCGAGAGCATCCGATTCATCCCGGTACAGTCCACTCTGTATCCGTGGTTGGTCACGGTGTTTGTCGTCGTCTTCCTTATTTCCAACATCAACGCCACCAAGGGTGTTGAACTTGGCCCTTTGATCACAGACGGCGCGTTTTTCTTATTCCCTCTGGCTTATATCGTCGGCGACGTGCTGGCCGAATGCTACGGCTTTAAATCCACCCGGCGCGCCATCTATATCGGCTTTTGCATGGCAATTTTGGCCGTGGTGTGCTTCTATATCGCTATTTGGCTGCCTGCGGCAAGCTTCTATGAAGGCCAAGAAGCCTTCGCTGCGACCTTAGGCTTGGTGCCACAAATTGTTCTGGCTTCTCTGGCGGGCTACCTGGTGGGCCAGCTGCTCAACGCCTGGATCATGAACGCGATGAAGAAACGTTCTGGCGAAGGCGGTTTGAAGACCCGCTTGATTGCCTCCACCGTTGTTGGTGAATTTGGCGACACTTTGCTGTTTTGCGCCATCGCCGCGTCCGTCATCGGTGTCGACTCCGTCGGCGGCTTCATCAACTACGTCGCCGTGGGCTTTTTCTGGAAGACACTCATTGAAATTGTGCTCTTGCCGGTGACCACCCGAGTGATCGCGTGGGTGAAAAAGCGCGAAGATTACGTTCCGGTGTAA
- the gluQRS gene encoding tRNA glutamyl-Q(34) synthetase GluQRS — translation MHFLPHSTNTQTTQEKQAGTQPGRHRSEPHSNTQGAGRYAPSPSGDLHFGNLRTALLSWLYARSTNRKFFMRVEDIDQQRSTPESAQRQLEDLDQLGLEWDGEVIYQQDRYDIYEKALAKLPHYECYCSRKDIQEAASAPHAIPGQYPGTCRDLSDEERAEKRALLADASRVPALRLRSEVSTFTVFDELAGEYTGDVDDMILRRGGNANQIGPLGPDWAYNLAVVVDDAEQGIDQVVRGDDLLSSAPRQAYLAQLLGYDIPQYVHVPLVLNDKGQRLAKRDGAVTLREMLKTTEIASIIEQLAQSLGYFGIHSADELLEAFDPQDFAQRDAAHQPFTWTANT, via the coding sequence ATGCATTTTTTGCCACACAGCACGAACACCCAAACAACGCAGGAAAAGCAAGCCGGCACGCAGCCAGGTCGCCATCGCAGCGAGCCGCACAGCAACACTCAGGGTGCGGGGCGTTATGCGCCGAGTCCATCAGGGGACTTGCACTTTGGCAACCTGCGCACAGCCTTGTTGTCGTGGTTGTATGCGCGCAGCACCAACCGGAAGTTTTTCATGAGGGTCGAAGATATTGACCAGCAGCGCTCCACGCCGGAGTCGGCGCAGCGTCAGTTAGAAGATTTGGATCAGCTGGGGTTGGAATGGGACGGGGAGGTTATCTACCAGCAGGATCGCTATGACATCTATGAAAAGGCTTTGGCGAAGCTTCCACACTATGAGTGCTATTGCTCGCGCAAAGACATCCAGGAAGCAGCCTCTGCCCCGCATGCCATTCCCGGGCAATATCCCGGGACCTGTCGGGATTTGAGCGACGAGGAAAGAGCTGAGAAAAGAGCATTGCTTGCCGATGCCTCCCGCGTCCCCGCCCTTCGTCTGCGCTCCGAGGTATCCACGTTTACGGTCTTTGATGAATTGGCTGGCGAATACACCGGTGATGTTGATGACATGATTTTGCGCCGGGGCGGCAATGCCAATCAGATTGGCCCACTGGGCCCGGATTGGGCCTATAATCTGGCGGTCGTCGTTGATGACGCGGAGCAAGGTATTGATCAAGTCGTGCGCGGTGATGATTTATTGTCATCAGCGCCCCGGCAGGCGTATCTCGCGCAACTTTTAGGCTATGACATCCCGCAGTATGTGCACGTTCCCTTGGTCTTAAATGACAAAGGCCAGCGCTTAGCCAAACGCGATGGGGCAGTGACCTTGCGAGAGATGTTAAAAACTACAGAGATCGCATCCATTATTGAGCAGCTTGCGCAGTCTTTAGGTTATTTTGGAATCCATAGCGCTGATGAGCTACTGGAAGCATTTGATCCGCAAGACTTTGCACAGCGCGACGCCGCACACCAGCCTTTTACATGGACTGCCAACACTTAA